A genome region from Microbacterium terricola includes the following:
- a CDS encoding MFS transporter, whose protein sequence is MSTGHAAYHHGAHRWFTGERKLGGPEAWLIWVLATIFVVWLFAIQTGYAVVSPDIQQTASLTIAQVGLAASIYTWVFALVQFFSGALLDRFGSRPLMAIAVAFVAVGAFLYAGTTTFATLAIAQTVLAIGSSFGFVGAGYLGGKWFDAAKYGLMFGLVQTFASLGSAVGQPLILAALDHMSWQQLLVAFGAFGVLLVVLFVFFVRNPAPEAGLPATKPEGNVFGGIFRDLGKSFANIKVVLSSLLAGASFGAMLAVGTLWGPRIMEARGAETDFATILTALAWLGLAVGAPLVNVVSDRWRSRKWPAVVGLLLQALAIALVIYLPAEGQGAALVLMFAIGFFAGAHMLGFTIAGEAVPGSLIGSASAIVNGVCFIIGGLLTSIPSALLPDDPALADFQAALWLLPAVVVAGAVAAVLIPEKRTVTATA, encoded by the coding sequence ATGTCGACAGGACACGCGGCGTACCACCACGGCGCACACAGATGGTTCACCGGCGAGCGCAAGCTCGGCGGCCCGGAGGCCTGGCTCATCTGGGTGCTCGCGACGATCTTCGTGGTCTGGCTGTTCGCCATCCAGACCGGCTACGCGGTCGTCTCGCCCGACATCCAGCAGACGGCCAGCCTCACGATCGCGCAGGTCGGGCTCGCCGCATCCATCTACACTTGGGTGTTCGCCCTGGTGCAGTTCTTCTCCGGCGCGCTGCTCGACCGCTTCGGGTCGCGGCCGCTCATGGCGATCGCCGTCGCCTTCGTCGCCGTCGGCGCGTTCCTCTACGCGGGGACGACGACCTTCGCGACCCTCGCGATCGCGCAGACGGTGCTCGCCATCGGGTCCTCCTTCGGCTTCGTCGGCGCGGGCTACCTCGGCGGCAAGTGGTTCGACGCCGCCAAGTACGGCCTGATGTTCGGACTCGTGCAGACGTTCGCGTCGCTCGGATCCGCCGTCGGGCAGCCGCTCATCCTCGCGGCGCTCGACCACATGTCGTGGCAGCAGCTGCTGGTCGCGTTCGGCGCGTTCGGCGTGCTGCTCGTCGTGCTGTTCGTCTTCTTCGTGCGCAACCCCGCACCCGAGGCCGGCCTGCCGGCGACCAAGCCGGAGGGCAACGTCTTCGGCGGCATCTTCCGCGACCTCGGCAAGTCGTTCGCGAACATCAAGGTCGTGCTCTCGTCACTGCTGGCCGGCGCCTCGTTCGGGGCGATGCTGGCGGTCGGCACCCTGTGGGGTCCGCGCATCATGGAGGCACGGGGCGCGGAGACCGACTTCGCGACGATCCTCACCGCCCTGGCGTGGCTCGGCCTGGCCGTCGGCGCACCGCTCGTCAACGTCGTCTCCGATCGCTGGCGCAGCCGGAAGTGGCCCGCCGTCGTCGGCCTGCTCCTGCAGGCGCTGGCGATCGCCCTGGTGATCTATCTGCCCGCGGAGGGCCAGGGCGCGGCCCTCGTGCTCATGTTCGCGATCGGGTTCTTCGCCGGCGCGCACATGCTCGGCTTCACCATCGCCGGCGAAGCCGTGCCGGGCAGCCTCATCGGCAGCGCGTCGGCGATCGTCAACGGCGTCTGCTTCATCATCGGCGGACTGCTCACCTCGATCCCGAGCGCACTGCTGCCGGACGACCCGGCCCTCGCCGACTTCCAGGCTGCGCTGTGGCTGCTGCCGGCCGTGGTGGTGGCGGGCGCCGTCGCTGCGGTGCTCATCCCGGAGAAGCGGACGGTCACGGCAACGGCCTAG